A single Zootoca vivipara chromosome 1, rZooViv1.1, whole genome shotgun sequence DNA region contains:
- the DHCR7 gene encoding 7-dehydrocholesterol reductase, with translation MAACRHTQFSEGGKSKSVMNGAGTSQGQWGRAWKVDWFSLACVIFLLLFAPFIVYYFIMSCDQYSCSLTKPAIDLVTGKASLLDIWHKTPPLTWKAATLYASWVIFQAFLYMLPDFCHKFIPYFRGGVQEGAVTPAGTVLSYEINGLQAWLITHILWFANVYHFHWFSPTIIFDNWIPLLWCANILGYSVSIFVMIKAYCFPSNAEDRKFTGNFFYDFMMGIEFNPRLGKWFDFKLFFNGRPGIVAWTLINLSYAAKQQELYGHVTNSMILVNVLQGLYVVDFFWNEAWYLKTMDICHDHFGWYLGWGDTVWLPYLYTLQGLYLVYHPVHLATGNAVGILLFGLVGYYIFRMTNHQKDLFRRTNGNCKIWGRKPKYIECSYTSTDGIKHHSKLLTSGFWGVARHFNYTGDLMGSLAYCLCCGFEHILPYFYIIHMTILLVHRCIRDEHRCSSKYGNDWKKYTDAVPYRLIPGLF, from the exons ATGGCTGCCTGTCGGCACACACAGTTTTCTGAAGGAGGAAAAAGTAAATCAGTAATGAATGGAGCTGGAACCTCTCAAGGACAATGGGGGAGGGCCTG GAAAGTCGACTGGTTTTCCTTGGCGTGCGTCATCTTTCTACTCCTATTTGCACCCTTCATTGTATATTACTTCATAATGTCATGTGATCAGTACAGTTGTTCTCTAACTAAGCCAGCCATTGACTTGGTCACGGGGAAAGCCAGTCTCTTGGATATCTGGCACAAGACACCACCAttgacctggaaagctgcaaCCCTCTATGCTTCTTGGGTAATCTTCCAG GCGTTTTTGTACATGCTTCCTGATTTTTGTCACAAATTTATTCCTTATTTTCGAGGAGGAGTGCAAGAAGGGGCTGTGACTCCCGCTG GCACAGTACTCAGCTATGAGATCAATGGACTTCAAGCCTGGCTTATCACACACAtactctggtttgcaaatgtttacCACTTCCACTGGTTCTCGCCCACCATCATTTTTGACAACTGGATTCCTCTCTTGTGGTGTGCAAATATCCTGGGCTATTCCGTTTCCATATTTGTAATGATAAAAGCCTACTGTTTCCCCTCTAATGCAGAAGATCG CAAATTCACTGGTAACTTCTTCTACGACTTCATGATGGGGATTGAATTTAATCCTCGTTTAGGAaagtggtttgatttcaaactgtTCTTCAATGGCCGCCCAGGCATTGTAGCATGGACTCTGATCAACCTCTCTTATGCAGCGAAACAACAAGAATTATATGGACACGTAACTAACTCAATGATACTTGTCAATGTCCTCCAG GGTTTATATGTTGTGGATTTTTTCTGGAATGAAGCTTGGTATTTGAAAACAATGGATATCTGTCATGATCATTTTGGATGGTACCTGGGCTGGGGAGACACTGTTTGGCTTCCATATCTCTATACACTGCAG GGATTATACTTGGTCTACCACCCTGTTCATCTGGCTACAGGCAATGCAGTTGGGATTCTACTATTTGGTTTAGTGGGCTACTATATCTTTAGAATGACCAATCATCAGAAAGATCTCTTTCGTCGTACAAACGGCAACTGTAAAATCTGGGGCAGGAAGCCCAAGTACATTGAATGCTCCTATACGTCAACGGATGGGATCAAACACCACAGCAAGTTGTTGACATCCGGCTTCTGGGGAGTGGCACGCCATTTTAACTATACAGGCGACTTGATGGGCTCCCTGGCATACTGTCTGTGTTGTGGTTTTGAACACATTCTGCCTTACTTCTACATAATTCATATGACCATTCTTCTGGTTCACCGTTGTATCCGGGATGAACACCGATGCTCCAGCAAGTATGGCAACGATTGGAAGAAGTATACTGACGCAGTACCTTACCGGCTAATTCCTGGGCTCTTTTAA